From Pangasianodon hypophthalmus isolate fPanHyp1 chromosome 10, fPanHyp1.pri, whole genome shotgun sequence:
ggggaaaaaaagtgtagAGGAAGGaacaaaaagcataaaaagcaTGAACCTGTGGTGTCACTTGTTTATGTACGTTTAATGCCTGCTATCAGCACATAGCACTTTGGggttatggtcatgtgatcacacAGTTGCCCCACAAGTCCATTTCTGTGCCACAGATCTGATCCATACAGAGAGGCATGATGAGATAAACCGGCCACCACTTTTAAAAGTCCCCTGTTCACAACagtcttttttccctttttagtGGTGGTGGCCAACGGAGAGCACCAGAGGGATGAGGCAGCCTATGACGAGTGCCAGCACCTCCACCTTGCTCAGTCCTTTTCCTCCTCCAGCTGAGTGGCTGTGCCCGCCCATGCCTCCCACCTCGGGCAGGACGTGCACCGTGGCGACGTACAGGAAGGTGCCGGCAGAGAACAGCATGGCCACTCCTGTGGCGTTGACATCAGACAGCGCCTCTTTACTGCTCTGAATGGAGATAGGGTGGGGCAGAACAACGCAACAATTAAACAAGTGTTGAGTGTGCACATGCACATCATGCAGATATAAATCAGGGTGAACAAATCTTAAATGAATTCACAAGTCAGTGTGCTTGCTCAGAGACAATTAACTAGCCTAAAAAGCAGCAACTCATGTAACTCAAAAGTAGGGCAAGCTAATAACATGCGTTAATACAGACTATGGAAAGTAAGCAAGTATTTGAATCCATGAGAGGGTGCGACTTTATGTAGCCAAATTCTTTATCGTCTGGTGATGAAGCATCGTACACTATTTTGCCAAAGtacgtggacacctgaccaatcacatccatatgtgctttttgaacatcccattctagatttagtccccctttgctgttataataacctccactcttctgcgaaagctttccactagattttggagcttcTCTGTGgagattcagccacaagagcctTAGTGAGGCCAGGCAGTGATGTTGGGTCAGAAGGTCTGGGccgcagtcggcgttccagttcatcccaaaggtgttcagtgggattgaggtgaAGGCTCAGGGTCAGGTGTAGGTCACTccagttcttctacaccaactttggcaaagCGTATGTTCActgagcttgctttgtgcacaggggcattgtcatgctggaacaggtttgggccccgtagttccagtgaaggtaaatcTTTAAAGCTatagcatataaagacattctagacaattgtcttccaagtttgtggcaacagtttggggaaggaacacatgggtgtggtggtcaggcATCCagacacttttggccatatagtgtatttgctCCGATGACAAAAATGCAGCAAGTCTTGGCGAACATTTAGGCTACAAGCTGTGGTGTTGTCACATCTCACAAAGATGTTATCTGAGTCTATCTAgtgtcttcattttcactctgtgaagtgtgtatatgtgaggtGACTGCACGCTGTGCTTGCATTAGAGTTACAGAACCGTTTCTGCATTCACTGTTTCTACATCCTGTTCctggaaattaaataattgaaaCTAATATGCCTAGCACATGCCACAGCACCGAGTTGCTTTGCGCCATCAAAAAAGGAAACAAGCAAGCAGAGTTCGTTCGACAAATGAagcacaaaatatataaaattatatattatataatacatatatacacacacacatacactttaaaTTCTAAAAATTCTGAATTCATAATTTTGgttttcaatcttttttttttttttggtattttgttctttcttcattttaaattgttgtCTTGTAACTTTGAAATTTGAACTGTACAACAGAAGCACGTTTTCCTTTCTGTCATTCAAAAACCATGGCGGATGCAAATTTGTGCACCTGACTGTGTGTCGTCTGATGTTTGCTCATTTCCTTAATTTCAATACTCAAGCACCCAGAGGGAAAACAAGGTTGTAGCAGTGTTAACCTGTATTATTGCCTAGACATGCATCTCCAGCATGCCGCCTACCAATCAACTGATCTTGATGTCTCCTGGCGAATCTTACACCTTATTAGTTAATAATGCTGGTTGGTGGTAAAGCAGTTGTCGTTCTGAATCATTGTGTATACATACAGACATCTGCCACATACCAGTAGCTGGTACTGCTTGTATATTCCCACATAAGCTCTATTAGCTGTGACATGATTTCTTTTTACTGCCTCTATGGATTTTTCTTAAAAGTGTTTTGATGGAACAAACTGGTCATACACATTATATTTACAGAAACAGAGATCAAAACACACCACTAGAACCTGCAAGGCTTGAAATTTGATATAACAGGGTACTGCTGCACAAGACCCGTCACACtcccatcctttttttttttttttttttttttaaacacaaatttttATACCCcaagttgccagtttattatgtaaggaataaaacatgacatgatgtgctattatagaaaaataatcaatgacagggtggtgtgatgcagcacaatGTGAAGCAGAGCTATGTTTaacacactgaagttgattattttcctatagcaccATATTCAAAGTGTTTTACTTTGGCTACGATTACActgctttattaattaaagaaccaTACATCATActtatcaatttatagttacatttaatgttgcggaaagccacgaaacaaattagttcctgttatctcttacattataatggttttatatataactataaacggttgttccctcatcagcctgtCATTTTTGgatttcttgaagttaatgaggcaaaaacacagcttgtcaaaTTACAGAGAATCTgtaaagactttcccatggcagaaagcttaaagttacagctttatcttgGATTGCTACAAAGCTTTGACACTgcagactcattccataaaagttaaatgaaTGTCTCCACACAGAAACCTTCATcatgacaaaaatgaaaagtatttcttcgttaaataacatttttttcaatctgtttattactggtcttagattatgtggagagtGCACCAGACAAGTCCCCGTAAATtaactgttactacagaaacgataatgtgttagatcaagcgcattaatataatgatttgaattacagccaaacTAATGTCAGGgccactgttatagaaaaataatcagcaccttagatttgagaattcaacaatgctgtagTATAAATACACCCTCCTCATACCTACCAAaagtatattattaaatatggtACTTATATACTTATTATATACTGCACTTTGTAGAAAATATAGACTGCTGCCCATAAGCTGCTTTACACAATTTGGTAGTGTCAAGTGTTaagtcaagtgtgtgtgttttttttttttttttttttttttaattggcatTCTTCTATATAGCCTGTATACATTgcaacaaaatgtcatttctccaggaccatggtgtaATACACAACAGTTCACAAGACCACATAAAGTGCAATACACAACTTGTCTTACACTTGTcttacactgttgtgtatttgcactttatgtagtcttgtgtactgttatgtgttgcatcATCACCCAGGAGAAacgacatttcgttccaatgtatacaagcgaTATAGAGGAATGGCAATAAAAACCACCTGACTCAATCCGAGTGCATTAGacaatcaaacaaaaataatgacaatGATGCAGATTAACAAAAATCGCGTATGTGCCTGATACACTTGTacaagcaaaacacacactaccatgcCAGGgttactgctgtgctgagacGATCTCCTACCCAAATAATAACTGTTTAGTGATGTTCCCGCTCCACTGTATCTAATAAGCTGGTATTTCATTGCATATGTAACTGCATAATAACGGCCGCAtgccaaataaaatgaaatgcacaGAGTGATATActtgcctttctttttctcaggaGCATTTCATAGTTATAAAGTTACTAAAGAATAGCAACAGATATCATGAAGcaatattctgtattttaataAGTTACATTAATACCTTCACATTATTCTGACTAAagctttatatgttttttttcttgacaaTATGCTGCCTATTtggttttattcttcttcagaATAAGGTGTCCTACCTGGCTGAGGCCAAGGAAGGTGATCATAGCCAGAACAGGAGCAGCCAAGGCAAAGACCAGCAGGTGCTTTCTGATCCGGTTCCTCTCTAAACCTGCGTGCATTAGGAATGAGACGAGGCCAAAGGCAGCAGGAGCCTGTCGAGCACAGAGATAAAACACTGGAAATGAATGCAGAGGCTCACATTTCCTCCAGCAAGGGCAACATCacaaattacattatttagaTTCTGATCTAGAATAAAACACGAGGGCTGCATAATaatggttaaaataaaaactacgCTAATTCATGCTTCAGTGATCATACACCACATTTATTCAGCCTGTGTcggaaaaaaatacacaataaaccTGTATTCCTTCTTATGTGTGTACGATATGAATGAAGAAGCATGCACAATGCAGCTGCAGTgctttttggtttaaaaagaaagtaaacaaaGTTTACAAAGAAACGGgagcattttaaattaaaaaaaaaaaaaaaaaaaaaaattcattatcAGCAATGCAAGGCAATGGCTAGAAGGACGAAGGACGGACCAAAAAGTTCTGCTTCTTTGTAAAATTTGTttacttaaataaaacaaacaaaaaaaacaaaataccctgcagtattcatacacacatgcttcttcattcatacacacataagAAGGAATACAGGTTTATTGTGTATCTTTCTTCCTTGTATTGTGTATACTTTTCTAGAGTACAATGCAGTTACTTCCTGGATTCCTGTTTATTCATATAAACCACAGCACAGAATCAGagtaaaaaagtttttttttttttgtctcaaccTTAAATctttcaaaaaatgttttattcgaATTTATTAGactatttattagtttataacaCAGCTGTACGGTGATTAAAAATGTCCTTACCTTATGAAGCATGATGGCCACGAATACAATGAGCTGGACGCTAGTCTGAGAGGTAGAAGCGGCTGCTCCAAGTGCAACTCCGTCAGCTGGAGAGACAAACACATCACGTATGGTTTCGTCAAAAACATGTACACATGCCCAGGCAAAGCAGGAACTTATCAAGCATGAAGAACTTTGCTGGATGGAAGATTTgtcttgaccctgttcactcacctgcagcatGGACTACCAAACCAAGTGTAGTGGTGATTTTAGAGCTGGCTGCCCTCGCTGCCTCTGGATCTgtccaaaaacagaaaatatactCAGAATTTCAATTTCATCAAATCAGAAATTACACATctgcgtgtttgtgtttggcaTGCTGACCATCGCCGCTGTGTATGTGCGAGCTGCCAATCTGGTCCACCAGCAACATGAAGACAAATCCCATCACCAGAGAGACACCGATGAAGGCATGGAGCTCCTCGTGACTGTGCGCATGTTCGTGACTCTGCCCTACCACTGATTCAGCAGCTTTCTGCTCCGGCGCCGACACCTCGGCCTGACTGTGAGCGTGGTGCCCTGCTGCAGGGAAgggcaaaaagaaaacagtcacattttatttttaaatcaccaTAAACGATAAACATCCTTTCAGCACTGGAACTACACACCTATAAGTTTCTCCGCAGAAAGCGAATAATTCATCGTAGTTAATGAACAATATACAAGTCAAGTTGACCCGATGAGCGCTTTTAATTCGAGATAGCAATCAAGATCGACACGATGATTCTGAAAGTCTCATAAAACATCTTGATAATATACAAaccaataattaaataaactggCCTCCTGAAGAACATTTTGTCAAATTGTAACAAATCAGTGATGGATATAGAATTGTTGTTAACTATTAGTATCAGTCAGATGGCTAATGTGGTAGGATGAAAACATCCAGAGATATCAGGCTGCTAACAATGCCACGTTTGTCAGAGTGGACACTTTCCTTCATCATCAAACTGCCACTTCAATTTGTATAATATCGAATAGTTTTCCTGCTGCATTACTCATTGCTTCCTCTACCATATTTCCTTATTATTGATACAACAGCAATACCCAGTCTTTTTTCCCTATAACATCTtcagtgctgttatataaaaaaaaaaacccacaaaaaacaattatacatatattgtaaatgctaaataaacatctccctaCAGAAAGCTTTATCATATCAACAACTACACGCATTAAAgtagagcatctgccatacaagcccCTGTCTAAACTGTTACTACTcaaacaataatgcattaaaatgagtgtattaatataaacctgttatctGCCTAGGAAACGTaactactgtcagggctgcgGTATGGATCAACATCTTCTGTCCAGTcggaattgagaattcaacagcattgtggtttAACAGATATTACTAATATAATACTGACATTCTTTTAATAACCTTTTGTTGCCCAGGTATTCAAAACATCAGAGGCATGACTGTGGAATGCTTTAACACACTACCAATACGCCTTTGCTGTTCCTATGCAACGTCAGTGCTGTGTCAACATACGTTGTGTTCACAGCAGTGGAATGGTTTggatcagatttaaaaatatgcaaaataagaTCTGATATTGATCAAATCATGGTTTCAGGTCAGCATCAGCCTTTAAACATGCCAGTATAGTAACACCAATACTCAGTATCAGATCGGTGAACCTCCAGTTAGTTTATAGCACAATTATCTTGTCTTATTTTGAATCTTTTCGCTTTTATGTGGGTTGCACTACAGAGTATTTTActcaaacatgcaaaacataAAGGTGTCAGGAGTTTTATCAGCTGTGGAAGGAGCAGTGAATCAAAGTGTCATCTGATTGACAAAAGAAACTTCATCTGGTTCTGTAATTATATAGGCTTACAAACTTCAAAGCCTTAATACAAGgttttgcttgtttgtgtgtgtaaaggagagagagagagagagagagagagggagagaaagtgaCTCACCCTCCAGCACCTCCTCATACAGCGCATGGACTCCCTCAGGAATAATGACGGCTAGCGCAGTACCACATAACAGACCTGCTCCCAACACCGTCACCAGCTTCAACTTTTCCTGAAGGTGAAAGAGGACAAGGACTAAGATTTAAATACGATGTCTTTCCTCACAGCTactctttctttcagtttttaacaatattgcgataaatacttaaaatgggcctcatttatcaagctggctACAGAGGGATTTAAATCAGTCGTAGGAGCTTTTACACAAGAGATttcatattcatgaaaatcccatcatttcaaaaaaaaaaaaaaaatgtacgcataagaagactaactaatgtgaACCCCACCCGATCAAATTCCAACCACAGAGGCTAATTTGCAGGGACTAAGAGCAGTTcgaaaacattttgtgaaacacAGTTATTTGTATTACTGGCATTAAAGAATACAAATGTTCGGCGTGAGGTGCTTGGTGTGTatgatcacctgggtacagtgtagatctctttctcctctgtttTCAAGTCACACCATTTTCCTGTCACATAAACCTAATTCAAAACatctgtaatttgtctctagattttacttttcaggtgctgttacactgctaaatatttttatcgGCATAAAAGTGAGTCAAAAATACTTCCATTTTGTGCCTTTTCTCTCAtcattcatttcatgctcccagctgtctATGTGCTAGTCTTGTTAtggggttttgtgggtgttGCTACATGCTCTCCAGCTCACAACACAGCTGCTGATATATgagttgagagagcaggtttGCTCGTGTGTAATGCCTGACTGTGTTGTGCTTGTGACCAATCACTGGCTTTTGGGATCAATGGtgatcaatcactgatcaccagtttCCTaatgtccaatcactgatccccaTTGTTTCCCAAAGACccatcactgatcaccagtttCCTaatgtccaatcactgatccccactgtttcccaaagaccaatcactgatccccactgtttcccaaagaccaatcactgatccccactgtttcccaaagaccaatcactgatccccattgtttcccaacgaccaatcactgatcactattgtgcccaatgaccaatcactgttcaATGTTTGTCCCACTGTCGCACCTGATTCTTCGTTTTAAACTCGCTTCTTGGTGATATTTACAAGGACTAAAAGTGAGTAACCATTTCTTTCACGTCTACTAACTGTCACTGcttgtttttgtatgtgttcTTGATAAAAAATTATAGTACGCTGAGCAAAATAATGAGTAAAAGTTTATCTagtttaatagaaataaattatttaagaaataaattacaatctattattttctattttgataAAACTCTATCCTATTCTACTACATTCTGAGTAAAAATCTTCCTTCTCCATGTACCTTACTTTCTGCAATTTGATTCACCAATGATCATGGTGAATAATTAACAATGCAAATTAGTCTGTCATCTTATGACTTTTTGAGCGTGCTTTAGCTACTTTCCTCTGAAAAGAGTCAGCAACACTGTTTACAGGTGATCAACATACACATGTGGGTacgaagaaaaacaaaaaaaaaaaacagcctttccAAAACATTCATAAATCCAGCTGAAAGATCTTGTTtatgcaaaaacatttacacacaactttactaaaaatattgataaatgaggcccagtgtaaGAGACTTTTCTGTAAAGTCATATTCtcaaacatatattaaaaaaaaaaaaaaaaaaaaaaaacaaccaagtggtttaatctttttttgtttcattttttttttggttatatatttgcaatattttccCCTTTAATTTTCACCAGTGGCTTGGTGTGCTTGATTAATACCGTGATATTTTTAGATCGAGTTATCATACCGTTAAGATGTCAAACCGCAACACCCCTAAAGTACAGCCGCTGAGGAGCTCGTGCGAACTTTGGTCAGAGAGTTAAAGCTGACTCTGCTTTGCCATGCAAACATCACTgagctttgtgtttttattttatttttttaagaaaatattcaGAGCAACATGTTTGTATCCTGTATATCGTAAAATTCTGCTTTAGCTAATAAATGTAAGTTGAACTTAAAACTCATTTCCACCACACTGACAGCAAACTTTTAGCTCAATCAATAAAGGCTAGCAGCTGAGCTAGCTAAACAAACAGCTAGCTAGGGAATATTACAGCCTTATGTAACATTACTCACCTCGGAAAAATTGACAGCCAGAGGAATTGTTCCTGCAACATAACATCCCACTAACATAGCCAGTGAAAGCAGGCTTATTGAGCTGAAGTCGTCCATTTCACCCCGCCGTTCACTCCAGCTAGCTTCACCACAAACCTGCTCTCTAGCCTCAGCCAGCTAATGCCAACACAAATCTTCTGTATATTCAAGCTGTTGTATTAAAAAGCACCACACTGTAGCTGTATGTGATGCACACTTAAAGCTAATAAACCAGTGTCTGTAATGTCAACAAACCGAAAGCATTAAAAACCAATGCGCTTGTGCTTCGCCCTGGTTAGCCAATTAGCAGCGCAACAAACGTCTTTACATCAAATAAGGTAGAATTCAGCTATTAATATCCTTTAATACACACTGCAGCAGTCTCACTGAGCTAAACACGACTAACAAGCAAAcgtgtttctgtttctgctgctgctgccacagTGGCAAAAACCTGTAGCTCCTTCACTTAAAGCACTTCCTAAACCTCAATACATTAGCCTACCTAGCCGGCTAGCAACCCGCTACCCAGTCCTCTAACTAGCTTCCTATGAGACCGTGGTCAATGACACTATCTTTAAATAAATCTCGAAATGATAGAGATTAAATCTCCGCAGTAATTCCGCAACCCCTGCATTAATAACCGCTCATATGAGCTTCGGCTAAACGCCAGCTGGGAAACGCTGTAGCGTTGGCAAGCTGTGAGCACTTCCGGATCACGGTGTTCAAAATAAAAGCTCAAGGAGGTTCATTCCCTAATGGCGCTATGCTCCCTTTGTTACCGCACTACGTACTACGTACGAGGGTCTAATTAATGGTCTGTACGCCGCTATACGTAGTGCACTAAAATGCTAATTGAGATTCAGCCAGGCGGTCTGCCAAAACACAGCGCGAGCTGGTCAAACATAAGGTTTTGAAACTTAAATGAGCTTAATTGTTAGAAAATTGTCATGATTCCATAATTATTCATCCATATTGAAGTGAAAGCCCCATAATTAGTTCTTTTAGAAAAGATACATAGTTACAGTATCAAAGTTTCTAAACaagaattatttttcattagcaCCTTATGTTTTTAGacctgagtttattgctctaatTTGCTTCCTGGTTGTACAACagagacctttttttttctttctttcttttttttaaaatttaattttcaattcagtttcagTCCACAAGACTACTTAGAACACTGATTCTTCATTCATTTTCGATGGGCTTGATCAGAACCTTTATCAAGTCAGGCCCAGTCCAAATTTATTGCCACATGTGTTTCCTCCGggctctccagtttcctcccactgtccaaaataTGCAGAATGGCTacaggggtgtccagtcttatccacaaagggctggtgtgggtgcaggttttctttccaaccaagcagaagccacacctaagtctattgaaagccgagatgaactgattaaacaggtggaatcagatGTGGCTCCTGCTCGACTGGAATggaaacctgcacccacactgctgctttgtggataagactggacacccctgggctacactaaattgccactaggtgtgaatgagtgtgtgtgaatgtgtgtacatggtgctcTGAGATGGCTTGGTGTTCCATCCAGGGCGGATTCTCCCCCCTTGAGCACAGGGTTTCCAGgattggctccggatccactgtgaccctgaccaggataaagctgttactcaATATGAATGAACGAATTAACACTTCTTCCTTCTTTTGTTGAAAATTGTTGGATTGTTTCCCTAATAACTTCAGTGATTATATAGGTTATGTCCTATTATTAGCATTGTAAAGATAATTTGTTCTTTCCTGTTCAAGCACTTAAAGCTCCCACCAGCTACCTTTGGCTCTATTGTGTATAAATGTCTTTCTGTCTGATCATATTCCCAGCTATCTGGTGTGTTGGACAAACCAGAAATAGATCCTCTCTATTTATGATTTACAAGACTGCATTTCACCTATTCAGCTTAATCCCAGGgaaatacaaaaattaatttataccCTGTATAATGCACTCTTAGGAAGTTGCAAGCCATGTGGGTTTTAGCAGATTTAAGACCATTTTTATAAAGGTAAAGCTGCCTATAAGCAAAAaactacataaacattacaattAAGAGAGTCTGAATTTTGTCAAAATcttaaaaatggcagaaaatattcaaaattataCTGGCCAGAAAatcaataaacaacaacaacaacaacaaaaagtgtATACTTAAGTGTAATTAGAAAATATTCCTTGCATAAATATGATCAGTTGAGGTCTACATACATACAATAGgcataaacacaaaaacacaaattataCGTATTAAGTTATAATCTTTCTTTAAGATATGTAATGAGTACTtggaagtaaataaaaataaaacatttttttctttttaaaatagaactaagtaagagtacaagtattcattttcagtattaCAAGTATTCATTATACTCAGGTAAAGTACAACTCTACAAAAAAGGATACTTAATAACAAGCACAAATACTATTTCTTGCAATCGAACGTTACTGATTTCATATTTCTGTAAGCCACCATGATTAATTATATTTGTCTTTTCAAAGGTCAAGAGGCTCCCTTGTGTTCTCTCCAAATCCATGAGTCtctataaacagtttaaaagcaTTTGTAGTGCTTAAAAGAAGAATGCCAGTGAGAAATAGATTAACATGTTCATCATGTTGTG
This genomic window contains:
- the slc39a9 gene encoding zinc transporter ZIP9 isoform X2 — encoded protein: MDDFSSISLLSLAMLVGCYVAGTIPLAVNFSEEKLKLVTVLGAGLLCGTALAVIIPEGVHALYEEVLEGHHAHSQAEVSAPEQKAAESVVGQSHEHAHSHEELHAFIGVSLVMGFVFMLLVDQIGSSHIHSGDDPEAARAASSKITTTLGLVVHAAADGVALGAAASTSQTSVQLIVFVAIMLHKAPAAFGLVSFLMHAGLERNRIRKHLLVFALAAPVLAMITFLGLSQSSKEALSDVNATGVAMLFSAGTFLYVATVHVLPEVGGMGGHSHSAGGGKGLSKVEVLALVIGCLIPLVLSVGHHH
- the slc39a9 gene encoding zinc transporter ZIP9 isoform X1 — encoded protein: MDDFSSISLLSLAMLVGCYVAGTIPLAVNFSEEKLKLVTVLGAGLLCGTALAVIIPEGVHALYEEVLEAGHHAHSQAEVSAPEQKAAESVVGQSHEHAHSHEELHAFIGVSLVMGFVFMLLVDQIGSSHIHSGDDPEAARAASSKITTTLGLVVHAAADGVALGAAASTSQTSVQLIVFVAIMLHKAPAAFGLVSFLMHAGLERNRIRKHLLVFALAAPVLAMITFLGLSQSSKEALSDVNATGVAMLFSAGTFLYVATVHVLPEVGGMGGHSHSAGGGKGLSKVEVLALVIGCLIPLVLSVGHHH